Proteins from a genomic interval of Lolium perenne isolate Kyuss_39 chromosome 1, Kyuss_2.0, whole genome shotgun sequence:
- the LOC127336157 gene encoding uncharacterized protein, whose protein sequence is MLPNRGLLLAFRYCISFFATDATGESEFVMFEKVAAGAVGRQLMNLMRQRYPGYYTVDELANVARHDTAIPAEIERLVGHKYKLLVSISKKWNSGNSENLNFQVCRIEETYKPELPPLAFAASSRSAGASSSTGGSGSRLLPLGPTLSHVQHRAATFGGSHSSGNATPPSPIASPGTPAKGSSAPKRGTKRSLFSSPPKRNTQLADACAAAAEEEPATLVQPVEDDGITTDVEKNGPPPNPKSKRNANSAKSGTLSKKAKP, encoded by the exons ATGTTGCCTAATCGTGGTTTGCTCCTTGCTTTCAGGTATTGCATCTCCTTCTTTGCGACTGATGCCACAGGTGAATCTGAATTTGTGATGTTCGAAAAGGTTGCGGCAGGGGCCGTGGGCAGGCAACTCATGAACTTGATGCGGCAAAGATATCCAGGCTATTACACGGTTGATGAGTTGGCCAATGTTGCTAGACACGACACAGCTATTCCGGCTGAGATTGAGCGTCTCGTTGGCCACAAGTACAAGCTTTTAGTTTCCATTTCGAAGAAATGGAACTCAGGCAATAGCGAGAACCTGAATTTCCAAGTATGCAGGATTGAGGAGACCTACAAACCCGAGTTACCTCCTCTGGCTTTTGCTGCTTCCTCGAGGTCTGCTGGGGCTTCATCGTCCACTGGTGGTTCAGGTTCCAGGCTCTTGCCCTTAGGTCCAACTCTATCACATGTGCAGCACAGGGCTGCTACGTTTGGTGGATCGCATAGCAGTGGGAATGCAACACCCCCTTCTCCTATTGCTAGCCCTGGGACTCCAGCTAAAGG TTCGTCTGCCCCTAAGCGTGGCACGAAGCGTTCTTTGTTTTCAAGCCCTCCGAAACGGAACACACAGTTGGCTGATGCTTGTGCCGCCGCAGCTGAAGAAGAGCCAGCG ACGTTGGTTCAGCCTGTGGAAGATGATGGTATAACCACTGATGTAGAGAAAAACGGACCGCCTCCAAACCCAAAATCTAAGAG GAACGCCAATTCTGCGAAGTCAGGTACCTTGTCCAAGAAAGCGAAGCCGTAG
- the LOC127336166 gene encoding uncharacterized mitochondrial protein AtMg00810-like, whose product MYKRGQGRDRLLVGIYVDNLLITGADEEEIAKFKLQMKELFKMSDLGLLTYYLGIEVQQKLGEITLCQEAYAKKILENCGMEDCNPTQVPMEPRVKLSKKSEAPAVDATEYRSVVGSLRYLVNTRPDLAYSVGIVSRYMEAPTTEHWAAVKHILRYIKGTTDYGIVYLKEKGKVKILGYSDSDMAGDVDDRKSTSGVAYFLGNSIVSWLSQKQKVVALSSCEAEYIAAATAACQGVWLGRLLGDLKEEEAERVVLNVDNKFTISLCKNPVHHDMSKHIDTRYHYIRGCVEENKIEVNYVRTDDQLADILTKSLGRLKFLEMRRRIGVQAVKTSTSCLGG is encoded by the coding sequence ATGTATAAGCGAGGACAAGGAAGGGATCGTCTACTAGTTGGCATCTATGTCGACAACCTATTGATAACCGGAGCGGATGAGGAGGAGATTGCTAAGTTCAAGCTACAGATGAAGGAGTTATTCAAGATGAGTGATCTAGGCTTGTTGACCTACTATCTTGGGATCGAGGTGCAACAAAAGCTGGGTGAGATTACACTATGCCAGGAGGCATATGCGAAGAAGATACTCGAGAATTGTGGCATGGAAGATTGCAATCCAACTCAAGTTCCAATGGAACCTCGGGTTAAACTAAGCAAGAAGAGCGAAGCACCCGCGGTTGATGCAACGGAGTATAGGAGTGTGGTCGGAAGTTTGAGGTATCTCGTGAACACAAGACCGGACTTGGCCTATTCCGTTGGCATTGTGAGTCGCTACATGGAAGCACCCACAACGGAACATTGGGCAGCGGTAAAACATATACTCAGGTACATCAAAGGGACAACTGACTACGGTATTGTCTATTTGAAagagaaggggaaggtgaagatacTTGGCTATAGTGACAGCGACATGGCAGGCGATGTTGACGACCGTAAGAGTACCTCGGGCGTGGCATATTTCCTTGGAAATAGCATCGTAAGTTGGCTATCGCAGAAGCAAAAGGTAGTTGCATTATCTTCCTGTGAAGCTGAGTATATAGCAGCTGCGACCGCGGCATGTCAAGGTGTGTGGCTAGGGAGGCTACTCGGTGACCTCAAGGAGGAGGAAGCGGAAAGGGTGGTGCTCAATGTTGACAACAAGTTTACAATCTCTTTGTGCAAGAATCCGGTGCACCATGACATGAGTAAGCACATTGATACGAGGTATCACTACATACGGGGGTGTGTAGAGGAGAACAAGATTGAAGTCAACTATGTTCGCACCGATGATCAGCTTGCAGATATTCTGACCAAGTCTTTAGGTCGACTGAAGTTCTTGGAGATGCGACGAAGGATCGGCGTCCAAGCTGTGAAGACGAGCACATCGTGCTTAGGGGGGTGA